In Gemmatimonadota bacterium, a single genomic region encodes these proteins:
- a CDS encoding protein-glutamate O-methyltransferase, whose product MTAPSVGSIGGIDLTDAQFRRVGELVGRISGIQLPPGKESLVRSRLAKRLRALGLASVTEYLEIVEREPSRAELAEMVDVLTTNKTSFFREVDHFRLLESTVLPALGGKGAPIRIWSAGCSSGEEPYTVAMVARETLGAAASRVRILATDISARVLARAREGLYDADTLDDVPPALRRTHFEPVANATDRLRVAPATRDLVQFARLNLMGDWPMKGPFDVILCRNVMIYFDKPTQERLVSRYASLLAPGGYLFVGHSESLSGLRHELAYVQPATYRKGR is encoded by the coding sequence GGGATCGACCTCACCGACGCGCAGTTCCGGCGTGTCGGTGAGCTGGTCGGCCGCATCTCGGGCATCCAGCTCCCGCCAGGGAAGGAGAGCCTCGTGCGGTCGCGTCTCGCCAAGCGCCTGCGCGCGCTCGGCCTCGCCTCGGTCACCGAGTACCTGGAGATCGTCGAGCGCGAGCCCTCGCGCGCCGAACTCGCCGAGATGGTCGACGTCCTCACGACCAACAAGACCTCGTTCTTCCGCGAAGTCGATCACTTTCGCCTGCTCGAGTCGACGGTGTTGCCGGCGCTCGGCGGCAAGGGGGCCCCCATTCGCATCTGGAGTGCGGGCTGCTCCAGCGGCGAGGAACCGTACACCGTGGCGATGGTCGCACGCGAAACGCTTGGGGCGGCCGCGTCGCGCGTGCGCATCCTCGCGACCGACATCTCGGCTCGCGTTCTCGCGCGGGCGCGCGAGGGACTCTATGACGCCGACACGCTCGACGACGTCCCGCCCGCCCTGCGCCGCACGCACTTCGAGCCGGTCGCCAACGCCACCGATCGGCTGCGCGTCGCCCCCGCCACGCGCGACCTCGTGCAGTTCGCCCGGCTCAACCTCATGGGCGACTGGCCCATGAAGGGGCCATTCGACGTGATCCTCTGCCGCAACGTGATGATCTACTTCGACAAGCCGACGCAGGAACGCCTCGTCTCACGCTACGCCTCGCTCCTGGCTCCCGGCGGATACCTCTTCGTCGGGCACTCGGAGAGCTTGAGCGGCCTCCGGCACGAGCTCGCCTACGTGCAACCTGCCACCTATCGCAAGGGCCGCTGA
- a CDS encoding chemotaxis protein CheD — protein sequence MADRVIGIADMAVSASSADRLVTYALGSCLGVCVHDPVAGVAGLLHVMLPSSDIDPQKAQRNPYMFVDTGVPELFRAAYRAGAQKERLIVKVIGGASTGDGDQPDAFQVGKRNVLTLKKLLWKNGVILRAEDVGGQRLSRTVFLQVSSGEVLVKTNGREATL from the coding sequence ATGGCAGACCGGGTGATCGGGATCGCCGACATGGCCGTCTCCGCCAGCAGTGCGGACCGGCTGGTGACCTACGCGTTAGGCAGCTGCCTGGGTGTCTGCGTGCACGATCCCGTGGCCGGCGTCGCGGGGCTGTTGCACGTGATGCTCCCCTCGTCCGACATCGATCCGCAGAAGGCGCAGCGCAACCCGTACATGTTCGTCGATACGGGCGTCCCCGAGCTGTTCCGCGCCGCCTATCGCGCCGGTGCCCAGAAGGAGCGCTTGATCGTGAAGGTCATCGGCGGCGCATCCACGGGCGACGGCGATCAACCCGACGCCTTCCAGGTCGGCAAGCGCAACGTGCTCACGCTCAAGAAGCTGCTGTGGAAGAACGGTGTCATCCTGCGCGCCGAGGATGTCGGTGGCCAGCGCTTGTCGCGCACCGTCTTCCTGCAGGTCAGTTCGGGAGAGGTACTGGTGAAGACGAACGGTCGCGAAGCCACGCTCTGA
- a CDS encoding response regulator, which produces MALNVLVVDDSAVMRSMLIRTLRLSGLPLTNVYQAGNGAEALASLAAHEVDLALVDINMPVMNGEQLIEQVRADARLAGVAIVVVSTEGSETRIDSFKARGVSFIHKPFTPEQVRSTVLKVLGVADA; this is translated from the coding sequence ATGGCACTCAATGTCCTGGTGGTCGACGATAGCGCCGTGATGCGCTCGATGTTGATCCGTACTCTACGCCTCAGCGGACTCCCGCTGACCAACGTGTATCAGGCCGGCAACGGCGCCGAGGCGCTCGCTTCGCTGGCGGCCCACGAGGTCGACCTCGCCCTGGTCGACATCAATATGCCGGTCATGAACGGGGAGCAGCTCATCGAGCAGGTCCGCGCCGACGCGCGGCTCGCCGGTGTGGCAATCGTCGTCGTCTCGACCGAAGGATCCGAGACCCGCATCGATTCGTTCAAGGCGCGTGGCGTCTCCTTCATCCATAAGCCGTTCACCCCCGAGCAGGTACGCTCCACCGTGCTCAAGGTCCTGGGAGTCGCCGATGCCTGA
- a CDS encoding chemotaxis protein CheX has protein sequence MPETLTSPLLEAATETFESLAYLFAEPGITDDIPGEDVEGVVAVAFSGPSHGGVIMQLSGGVLPALAANMLGLDDPTSGHDQRDALGEAANVICGNVLPRVAGSAAVFALGSPTAVRQLVRRRPIPRRRVGADPARCRRRTRRYRTRDAPVALRGAPRRAPPHSSLRCPRCPPLPCRSASSWSMTPPSCARR, from the coding sequence ATGCCTGAGACACTCACCTCCCCGCTTCTCGAGGCCGCGACCGAGACCTTCGAGAGTCTCGCGTATCTCTTCGCGGAACCCGGGATCACCGACGACATTCCCGGGGAGGACGTCGAAGGCGTGGTCGCGGTCGCGTTCAGCGGTCCGTCCCACGGCGGCGTCATCATGCAGCTGTCGGGGGGGGTCCTTCCTGCGCTCGCGGCCAACATGCTCGGGCTGGACGATCCCACGTCGGGCCATGACCAGCGCGATGCCTTGGGCGAAGCCGCGAACGTCATCTGTGGCAACGTCCTCCCGCGCGTGGCGGGCAGTGCGGCCGTCTTCGCGCTTGGGAGTCCCACAGCTGTTCGCCAGCTGGTCCGACGCCGTCCAATCCCTCGGCGCCGAGTCGGCGCGGATCCGGCTCGATGTCGAAGGCGGACGCGCCGATATCGCACTCGTGATGCACCCGTCGCTCTGAGAGGGGCGCCACGGCGCGCCCCCCCGCACTCGTCCCTTCGCTGCCCACGCTGCCCACCACTCCCATGCCGATCCGCGTCCTCGTGGTCGATGACTCCGCCGTCGTGCGCAAGGCGTTGA
- a CDS encoding chemotaxis response regulator protein-glutamate methylesterase — MPIRVLVVDDSAVVRKALSEELSRYPDIEVVGTAMDPYAARDKIIELRPDVLTLDVEMPRMDGLSFLERLMQHYPIPVIIVSSLTPKHSEAAVRALALGAVDVVPKPGTQYSVPDVERHLVAAVRAAARARLHKRDATAPSAPSVHIGQIRTTDRLVAIGASTGGTGAIEDVLRRFPANAPGTVITQHMPAGFTASFAQRLDQQCAVNVREARDGDIITPGIALIAPGNFHLLVQRSGAQWIARVKDGPLVHHQRPAVDVMFQSVSKAAGRNAVGVILTGMGEDGARGLVTMRDAGAWTIAQDEQSSVVFGMPRAAIEMGAAREVRPLHEVADAIFAALAPGRRTPLSSAVAAG; from the coding sequence ATGCCGATCCGCGTCCTCGTGGTCGATGACTCCGCCGTCGTGCGCAAGGCGTTGAGTGAGGAGTTGTCGCGCTATCCCGACATCGAGGTGGTCGGGACGGCGATGGACCCGTACGCGGCGCGCGACAAGATCATCGAGCTCCGACCCGACGTCCTCACCCTGGACGTCGAAATGCCCCGGATGGATGGCCTCTCGTTCCTCGAGCGGCTCATGCAGCACTATCCCATCCCGGTCATCATCGTCTCGTCGCTCACGCCCAAACACTCCGAAGCGGCGGTGCGCGCGCTGGCGCTCGGCGCGGTCGACGTCGTCCCCAAGCCCGGAACGCAGTACTCCGTCCCCGACGTCGAACGTCACCTCGTCGCGGCCGTGCGCGCCGCCGCACGCGCTCGGCTCCACAAGCGTGATGCGACCGCGCCGAGCGCGCCGTCGGTGCACATCGGGCAGATCCGCACGACCGACCGGCTCGTCGCCATCGGGGCCTCGACCGGTGGCACCGGAGCCATCGAGGATGTCCTGCGCCGATTCCCGGCCAACGCCCCCGGGACGGTGATCACGCAGCACATGCCCGCCGGCTTCACCGCGTCGTTTGCGCAGCGCCTCGATCAGCAGTGTGCCGTCAACGTGCGCGAGGCGCGCGACGGCGACATCATCACCCCGGGGATCGCGCTCATCGCGCCCGGCAACTTCCATCTGCTCGTGCAACGGAGCGGGGCGCAGTGGATCGCGCGCGTCAAGGACGGCCCCCTCGTCCACCATCAGCGCCCCGCCGTCGACGTGATGTTCCAGTCGGTGTCCAAGGCCGCCGGCCGCAATGCCGTCGGCGTGATCCTCACGGGAATGGGTGAAGACGGCGCGCGCGGTCTCGTGACGATGCGCGACGCCGGTGCCTGGACCATCGCGCAGGACGAGCAGAGCTCGGTCGTGTTCGGGATGCCGCGCGCGGCCATCGAGATGGGCGCTGCGCGCGAGGTGCGGCCGTTGCACGAAGTTGCCGACGCGATCTTCGCCGCGTTGGCCCCCGGCCGGCGTACTCCACTCTCGTCTGCGGTCGCCGCCGGGTAG
- a CDS encoding RNA polymerase sigma factor RpoD/SigA — translation MTDVKRRRRRTTPAGIAPSEPERDILDQYLYEVSTYPLLKAAEEIELARKIRAGDQDALQELVKRNLRFVISVAKKYQNRGLPLIDLIGEGNVGLLTAARKFDPDQGVKFISYAVWWIRQAILSSLARQGRTVRVPLNRTADLSRIIKASEILRQKLRREPTPEELAQLTGLSVDVVQSLAALNTGDVRLDAPMDPEGDRALIERFVADEMPDTEEEAMNRFLSDEIELALSTLPPRDAKVLRLYFGLEGGREHTLEEIGSMLGVTRERVRQLRDRALKRLREGDVGRALSSFAA, via the coding sequence ATGACTGACGTCAAGCGCCGCCGCCGCCGGACGACCCCCGCGGGGATCGCGCCGAGCGAGCCGGAGCGCGACATCCTCGACCAGTACCTGTACGAGGTGAGCACGTACCCGCTGCTCAAGGCGGCGGAAGAGATCGAACTCGCCCGCAAGATCCGCGCGGGCGATCAGGACGCGCTGCAGGAGCTCGTCAAGCGCAACCTGCGCTTCGTCATCTCGGTGGCGAAGAAGTACCAGAACCGCGGCCTCCCCCTCATCGATCTCATCGGCGAAGGGAACGTCGGCCTCCTCACCGCCGCCCGGAAGTTCGATCCGGATCAGGGGGTGAAGTTCATCTCGTACGCCGTGTGGTGGATCCGTCAGGCCATCCTCTCCTCGCTCGCGCGTCAGGGGCGCACGGTTCGCGTCCCGCTCAACCGCACCGCCGATCTCTCCCGCATCATCAAGGCGTCGGAAATCCTCCGCCAGAAGCTCCGCCGGGAGCCCACTCCCGAGGAACTGGCGCAGCTGACCGGCCTCTCCGTCGATGTCGTGCAGTCGCTCGCCGCGCTCAACACCGGCGACGTCCGCCTCGATGCCCCGATGGATCCGGAAGGCGATCGTGCCCTCATCGAGCGCTTCGTCGCCGATGAAATGCCCGACACCGAAGAAGAAGCGATGAACCGCTTCCTCTCCGATGAAATCGAACTGGCGCTCTCCACCCTTCCGCCCCGCGACGCCAAGGTCCTGCGGCTCTACTTCGGGCTCGAGGGCGGGCGTGAACACACGCTCGAGGAAATCGGCTCCATGCTCGGCGTTACCCGCGAGCGTGTGCGTCAGCTGCGCGACCGTGCCCTCAAGCGCCTCCGCGAAGGCGATGTCGGGCGCGCGCTCTCCAGCTTCGCCGCCTAG
- a CDS encoding ABC transporter ATP-binding protein produces MISLQNVHKAFGSKKVLQGFTLDVAEGETMVIIGYSGSGKSVAIKHIVGLLEPDEGNVVVDGLDVPKLSRRDLYALRARIGYVFQFAALFDSLSIGENVAMGLRKQGQLSPKEIADRVHEVLELVDLPNVQDRFPAELSGGMRKRVGLARAIALRPKYILYDEPTTGLDPVTSAVIDELMVRMREKLGVTSIVITHDMRSAYHVGSKIAMLYEGKVRQVGTVDEIRNSADPIVRQFVEGRPELDDEPTRGP; encoded by the coding sequence TTGATCTCCCTACAGAACGTCCACAAGGCGTTTGGCTCCAAGAAGGTGCTCCAAGGCTTCACGCTCGACGTGGCCGAAGGAGAGACGATGGTCATCATCGGATATTCGGGGAGCGGAAAGTCGGTGGCGATCAAGCACATCGTCGGCCTCCTCGAGCCCGATGAAGGGAACGTCGTCGTCGATGGACTCGACGTCCCCAAGCTCTCGCGCCGAGATCTCTACGCCCTGCGCGCCCGCATCGGCTACGTCTTCCAGTTTGCTGCCCTCTTCGATTCGCTCTCCATCGGCGAAAACGTCGCGATGGGACTGCGCAAACAGGGGCAACTCTCCCCCAAGGAGATCGCCGACCGCGTGCACGAGGTCCTGGAACTCGTCGACCTCCCGAACGTCCAGGATCGCTTTCCCGCCGAACTCTCGGGCGGCATGCGCAAGCGCGTCGGTCTCGCCCGCGCCATCGCCCTACGTCCGAAATACATCTTGTACGATGAACCCACGACCGGACTCGATCCCGTCACCAGTGCGGTCATCGACGAGTTGATGGTGCGCATGCGCGAGAAGCTCGGCGTCACCAGCATCGTCATCACCCACGACATGCGCAGCGCCTACCACGTGGGGAGCAAGATCGCGATGCTCTACGAGGGGAAGGTGCGCCAGGTCGGGACCGTCGATGAGATCCGGAATTCCGCCGATCCCATCGTGCGCCAATTCGTCGAGGGGCGTCCTGAGCTCGACGACGAGCCCACGCGAGGCCCCTGA
- a CDS encoding NUDIX hydrolase, protein MAPRAGKAREEISAGGVVVRLHGGRPLFLLIRDSYRNWGFPKGHLEPGETADAAAIREVAEETGLGDLRLRAEIETIDWYFRFRGRLIHKVCHFYLMESDSAVTSPQRDEGITACRWETFERAAELVSYENARAVLRRAHELVNAAPTSAT, encoded by the coding sequence ATGGCGCCGCGGGCGGGGAAGGCGAGGGAGGAGATTTCCGCTGGCGGCGTCGTCGTTCGACTGCACGGCGGGCGCCCGCTATTCCTCCTCATCCGCGATTCATACCGCAACTGGGGCTTTCCCAAGGGGCACCTCGAGCCGGGCGAAACCGCGGACGCGGCGGCCATTCGTGAGGTCGCCGAAGAGACCGGACTCGGTGACCTGCGCCTGCGCGCCGAAATCGAGACGATCGACTGGTATTTCCGCTTTCGCGGGCGACTGATCCACAAAGTCTGCCACTTCTATCTCATGGAGTCCGACAGCGCCGTCACCTCTCCCCAGCGCGACGAGGGGATCACGGCGTGTCGATGGGAGACGTTCGAACGCGCGGCCGAACTGGTGTCGTACGAGAATGCGCGCGCCGTCCTGCGCCGCGCGCACGAACTCGTCAACGCCGCCCCCACCTCCGCGACCTGA
- a CDS encoding helix-turn-helix transcriptional regulator, with product MTIAGTTGTPVPLCVVVLASRDRARTIVKDAFPRRRTRLTLARNVREFERAFRTGLVDAAVVDLGGTTEDVMRAIDLAREFPSAPFFALSPLRAIDGALAARAAAYDFADVLVDGVDDHVLRDLVIPRAFTTRFALALAVPPESLHVNTALRLESWRVLVEHAGRPIHTNAVAEALGVTREHLSRAFGAAGAPNLKRVIDLVRLAAAAELSKNPGYDVGDVARVLGFASSSHLSTTSQRIVGIRPSSLARLRTVDLIERFVHGRMRSRPVVRGRRVAAG from the coding sequence ATGACGATTGCCGGGACCACGGGGACCCCTGTCCCCCTCTGCGTCGTGGTCCTGGCGAGTCGCGATCGGGCGCGGACGATCGTAAAGGACGCCTTCCCGCGTCGTCGCACGCGCCTCACCCTCGCCCGAAACGTCCGGGAGTTCGAGCGCGCCTTTCGCACGGGCCTGGTCGACGCCGCCGTCGTCGATCTTGGCGGCACCACCGAGGACGTCATGCGGGCCATCGACCTCGCCCGCGAATTCCCGAGCGCCCCATTTTTCGCCCTCTCACCGTTGCGGGCGATCGATGGGGCACTGGCCGCGCGCGCGGCGGCCTACGACTTCGCCGATGTCCTCGTCGATGGCGTCGACGATCACGTCCTGCGCGACCTGGTGATCCCGCGCGCCTTCACGACCCGGTTTGCCCTGGCGCTCGCGGTCCCCCCGGAATCGCTGCACGTGAACACCGCACTCCGCCTCGAGAGCTGGCGCGTCCTGGTCGAGCATGCGGGGCGCCCGATTCATACCAATGCGGTCGCCGAGGCGCTCGGGGTGACGCGCGAGCATCTGAGCCGGGCCTTCGGGGCGGCGGGGGCCCCCAACCTCAAGCGGGTCATCGACCTGGTGCGTCTGGCCGCGGCGGCCGAACTCTCCAAGAATCCGGGCTACGACGTGGGCGACGTGGCCCGGGTCCTCGGCTTCGCGTCGTCGTCCCACCTCAGCACGACCTCCCAGCGCATCGTCGGGATTCGTCCCTCTTCGTTGGCCCGGCTTCGCACGGTCGATCTCATCGAGCGCTTCGTGCATGGGCGGATGCGGAGCCGGCCGGTGGTGCGAGGGCGCCGAGTCGCGGCCGGGTAG
- a CDS encoding F0F1 ATP synthase subunit alpha, which yields MASDTILRPGEIKDILLREIEAADLHALDVEEVGTVLEVKDGVARIYGLRKAMAGEMLEITSSQTGNKITALTLNLEEDNIGSVILGDYLQLKEGDEVRRTGRVLEVPVGPALVGRVVDALGRPIDGKGPVVTPHTRLVESQAPGIIVRQPVKEPLQTGIKSIDAMIPIGRGQRELIIGDRGTGKTAIAVDTIINQKGQGVTCVYVAIGQKASTVASVVEKLRQQGAMDYTIVVVAAASDPAPMQYIAPYTGAAMAEYFMYDEGQATLCVYDDLSKQAAAYRQLSLVLRRPPGREAFPGDVFYLHSRLLERAAKLREDADVCDGTVIKKPGGSLTALPIIETQAGDVSAYIPTNVISITDGQIFLETDLFYANVRPAINAGISVSRVGGSAQIKAMRSVAGRLRLDLAQYRELEAFAAFASDLDAATKKQLERGARTVEVLKQPQYAPMPVEQQVMIIYAVSNGFIDDVEVSKVRAWERGFLEFMTLQYPQVGEGIRKEKALSKDIEAALKQGIDAYKKVAR from the coding sequence ATGGCTTCTGATACGATCCTGCGCCCCGGCGAAATCAAGGACATCCTCCTCCGTGAAATCGAGGCGGCGGACCTGCATGCACTCGATGTCGAGGAAGTAGGGACCGTCCTCGAGGTGAAGGACGGCGTCGCGCGCATTTACGGCCTGCGCAAGGCGATGGCCGGCGAGATGCTGGAGATCACGTCGTCGCAGACCGGCAACAAGATCACCGCGCTGACGTTGAACCTCGAAGAGGACAACATCGGGTCGGTCATCCTCGGCGACTACTTGCAGCTGAAGGAAGGCGATGAAGTCCGTCGCACCGGACGCGTGCTCGAAGTGCCCGTTGGCCCGGCCCTCGTGGGCCGCGTGGTCGACGCCCTCGGCCGGCCGATCGACGGCAAGGGGCCGGTGGTCACCCCGCACACCCGCCTCGTCGAGTCGCAGGCTCCCGGCATCATCGTTAGGCAGCCGGTGAAGGAACCGCTGCAGACCGGGATCAAGTCGATCGACGCGATGATCCCGATTGGCCGCGGCCAGCGCGAGCTCATCATCGGCGACCGCGGCACCGGCAAGACCGCCATCGCGGTCGACACGATCATCAACCAGAAGGGGCAGGGCGTCACCTGCGTCTACGTCGCCATCGGCCAGAAGGCCTCGACGGTGGCCTCGGTGGTCGAGAAGCTGCGCCAGCAGGGGGCGATGGACTACACCATCGTCGTCGTCGCGGCCGCCTCGGATCCCGCCCCGATGCAGTACATCGCGCCCTACACCGGCGCAGCGATGGCCGAGTACTTCATGTACGACGAGGGCCAGGCCACGCTGTGCGTCTACGACGACCTCTCCAAGCAGGCCGCCGCGTACCGCCAGCTGTCGCTGGTGCTCCGCCGTCCGCCGGGTCGCGAGGCGTTCCCGGGTGACGTCTTCTATCTCCACTCCCGCCTCCTCGAGCGCGCGGCCAAGCTCCGTGAAGACGCCGACGTCTGCGACGGCACGGTGATCAAGAAGCCGGGTGGATCGCTCACCGCGCTCCCGATCATCGAGACGCAGGCCGGCGACGTGTCGGCCTACATCCCGACCAACGTCATCTCGATTACCGACGGGCAGATCTTCCTCGAGACCGACCTCTTCTACGCCAACGTTCGCCCCGCCATCAACGCCGGCATCTCGGTGTCGCGCGTCGGGGGCTCGGCGCAGATCAAGGCGATGCGTTCGGTCGCGGGCCGCCTCCGCCTCGACCTCGCGCAGTATCGCGAGCTCGAAGCGTTCGCCGCCTTTGCCTCGGACCTCGATGCGGCCACCAAGAAGCAGCTCGAGCGCGGCGCCCGCACGGTGGAGGTGCTCAAGCAGCCGCAGTACGCACCGATGCCGGTCGAGCAGCAGGTCATGATCATCTACGCGGTCTCCAACGGCTTCATCGACGATGTCGAAGTGTCGAAGGTGCGCGCGTGGGAGCGGGGCTTCCTCGAGTTCATGACGCTGCAGTACCCGCAGGTCGGCGAGGGGATCAGGAAGGAGAAGGCCCTCTCCAAGGACATCGAAGCCGCCCTCAAGCAGGGCATCGACGCCTACAAGAAGGTCGCGAGATAG
- the atpG gene encoding ATP synthase F1 subunit gamma translates to MAKGRELKARIKSTENTRKITRTLEMVSTSKMKRAQDRVQAARPYANALSDVIASLYTPELAEQFPLLRQPAKPRKAAVILINSNRGLAGAFNSNLIKETRTQLAQLRAQGIETELHITGRKGIGFFRYLGETLATARTDISDRPTAADAASLVDSLMQRFIDGSLDAVYVVYAQFKSALSCPPTTAQVLPVIPPKRTGAAPDYLLYPSAEEILTELLPSYVRNTMYRTLVETAAAEHIARRTAMKNATDNATELLSVYRRTYNRARQAQITQEIAEIVGGAAALE, encoded by the coding sequence ATGGCCAAAGGCAGAGAACTCAAGGCGCGCATCAAGTCGACCGAGAACACCCGGAAGATCACGCGCACCCTGGAGATGGTGTCGACGTCGAAGATGAAGCGCGCGCAGGACCGGGTGCAGGCAGCCCGGCCGTATGCGAACGCCCTCTCCGACGTCATCGCCTCGCTGTACACCCCCGAACTGGCAGAGCAGTTTCCGCTCCTCCGGCAGCCGGCCAAGCCGCGCAAGGCGGCGGTGATCCTCATCAACTCCAATCGCGGCCTCGCCGGCGCGTTCAACTCGAACCTCATCAAGGAGACGCGCACCCAGTTGGCCCAGCTGCGCGCCCAGGGGATCGAGACCGAGCTCCACATCACGGGGCGCAAGGGGATCGGTTTCTTCCGCTATTTAGGGGAGACGCTGGCCACCGCCCGCACCGACATCAGCGACCGCCCCACTGCGGCCGATGCCGCGTCGCTGGTCGACAGTCTGATGCAGCGCTTCATCGACGGGTCGCTCGACGCGGTCTACGTCGTCTACGCGCAGTTCAAGTCGGCGCTCTCGTGCCCTCCCACGACTGCGCAGGTCCTCCCGGTCATCCCGCCCAAGCGCACGGGCGCGGCCCCGGACTACCTGCTCTACCCGTCGGCGGAGGAGATCCTCACCGAACTCCTCCCCTCCTACGTGCGCAACACGATGTACCGCACGCTGGTCGAAACCGCGGCCGCCGAGCATATCGCCCGGCGCACCGCCATGAAGAACGCCACCGACAACGCGACGGAGCTCCTGTCCGTCTACCGCCGCACATACAACCGCGCCCGTCAGGCGCAGATCACGCAGGAGATTGCGGAGATCGTTGGTGGGGCGGCGGCGCTTGAATAG
- the atpD gene encoding F0F1 ATP synthase subunit beta, giving the protein MSTTAAPQTVGRIVQIIGPVVDVEFDTDALPELYNALEIRGKTDSGATIRVVAEVQQHIGRNQVRAVAMSTTDGVVRGMDAIDTGAAISVPVGAAALGRILNVIGEPVDNGPDIPASVERWPIHRKRPDFVDLEPKTQIFETGIKVIDLIAPFVKGGKIGLFGGAGVGKTVVIQELINNVAKGHGGKSVFCGVGERTREGNDLYLEFKEAGILDSVALIYGQMNEPPGARLRVGLSGLTVAEYFRDRENADVLVFIDNIFRFTQAGSEVSALLGRMPSAVGYQPTLATEMGDLQERITSTRNGSITSVQAIYVPADDLTDPAPATAFAHLDATTVLNRAITELGIYPAVDPLDSSSRILDPQFIGERHYKVAIEVQRILQRYKELQDIIAILGMDELSEDDKLVVGRARRLQRFMSQPFAVAEQFTGMKGAYVKLEETISSFERLCAGEFDQYPEQAFFMCGGADDIVKNAERIAKA; this is encoded by the coding sequence ATGTCCACCACCGCTGCCCCACAGACCGTCGGCCGCATCGTTCAGATCATCGGCCCCGTCGTCGACGTCGAGTTCGATACGGACGCGCTTCCCGAGCTCTACAACGCGCTCGAGATCCGCGGCAAGACCGACTCCGGTGCCACGATCCGCGTGGTGGCCGAGGTGCAGCAGCACATCGGGCGCAATCAGGTGCGCGCCGTCGCCATGTCCACGACGGACGGCGTCGTGCGCGGCATGGACGCGATCGACACCGGTGCGGCGATCTCGGTCCCGGTCGGTGCTGCCGCGCTCGGGCGCATCCTCAACGTGATCGGCGAGCCGGTCGACAACGGCCCCGACATCCCGGCGTCGGTCGAGCGCTGGCCGATTCATCGCAAGCGCCCCGACTTCGTCGACCTCGAGCCCAAGACGCAGATCTTCGAGACGGGCATCAAGGTCATCGACCTCATCGCCCCGTTCGTGAAGGGCGGCAAGATCGGGCTCTTCGGCGGCGCCGGCGTGGGCAAGACGGTCGTCATCCAGGAGCTCATCAACAACGTCGCCAAGGGACACGGCGGCAAGTCGGTGTTCTGCGGCGTGGGTGAGCGCACGCGCGAAGGGAACGACCTGTACCTCGAGTTCAAGGAAGCCGGCATTCTCGATTCCGTCGCCCTCATCTACGGGCAGATGAACGAGCCGCCAGGTGCACGCCTCCGCGTCGGCCTCTCGGGGCTGACGGTGGCCGAGTACTTCCGCGATCGTGAGAACGCCGACGTGCTCGTCTTCATCGACAACATCTTCCGCTTCACGCAGGCGGGCTCGGAAGTGTCGGCGCTCCTGGGCCGCATGCCGAGCGCCGTGGGCTACCAGCCGACGCTGGCCACGGAGATGGGTGACCTGCAGGAGCGCATCACCTCGACGCGCAACGGCTCGATCACCTCGGTGCAGGCCATCTACGTTCCCGCCGACGACCTCACCGACCCGGCGCCGGCGACGGCGTTCGCCCACCTCGACGCGACCACGGTGCTCAACCGCGCGATCACCGAGCTCGGCATCTACCCGGCCGTCGACCCGCTCGACTCGTCGTCGCGAATCCTCGATCCGCAGTTCATCGGGGAGCGCCACTACAAGGTCGCCATCGAGGTGCAGCGCATCCTGCAGCGCTACAAGGAACTGCAGGACATCATCGCCATCCTCGGCATGGACGAGCTCTCCGAGGACGACAAGCTGGTCGTGGGACGTGCGCGCCGCCTGCAGCGCTTCATGTCGCAGCCGTTTGCGGTCGCCGAGCAGTTCACCGGCATGAAGGGCGCGTACGTGAAGCTCGAGGAGACGATCTCCTCGTTCGAGCGCCTCTGCGCCGGCGAGTTCGACCAGTACCCGGAGCAGGCGTTCTTCATGTGCGGCGGCGCTGACGACATCGTCAAGAACGCCGAGCGCATCGCCAAGGCCTAA
- the atpC gene encoding ATP synthase F1 subunit epsilon: MLKVSVISPEQTLFEGEVESVTAPAFDGEVGILTSHAPMMTLLGKGTLRLGSNGSKGTFQVEGGFLQVVDNHVRVVTEKAAQA; the protein is encoded by the coding sequence ATGCTCAAGGTCTCGGTGATCTCGCCGGAACAGACGTTGTTCGAGGGGGAGGTCGAGTCGGTGACCGCCCCCGCGTTCGACGGCGAGGTGGGGATCCTCACCTCTCACGCGCCGATGATGACGCTGCTGGGGAAGGGGACGCTCCGCCTCGGATCGAATGGGTCCAAGGGGACGTTCCAGGTGGAAGGCGGCTTCCTGCAGGTGGTCGACAACCACGTGCGGGTGGTGACGGAGAAGGCGGCGCAGGCCTAA